From Segatella copri, the proteins below share one genomic window:
- a CDS encoding glycoside hydrolase family 88/105 protein, producing the protein MKKLILSSLCMLMGLTSMSAQTALQNEILEVAHRTNNYFMTKYSDPTIDTFVKKKRTSNLWTRAVYYEGLMALYEIDPQQHYLDYTDKWADYHKWTARGSVNDTDADNQCCQQTYMDRYVQTGGKKDLSKVKENLDHQMSTKRVNYWTWIDAIQMAMPAYAKYAKITGERKYLDYAMNSYKWSRDTLANGLFNKKEGLWWRDKDYVPPYKEKDGSNCYWSRGNGWVYAALVRVMETLPKTDKYYQYLKKDFISMSQAILKCQRKDGYWNVSLVCPANYGGPEMTGTGLFLYGMAWGVQQGILPRATYQKAMDKAWKALAASVHEDGFIGYNQGTGKEPSAGQPVTFTSVPDFEDYGTGCLLLGAAEYYKLLKVKR; encoded by the coding sequence ATGAAGAAACTGATCTTATCATCGCTCTGCATGCTCATGGGCTTGACCTCAATGTCTGCCCAGACCGCATTGCAAAATGAAATCCTGGAGGTAGCCCATCGAACCAACAACTACTTCATGACGAAGTACAGTGATCCAACCATCGACACTTTCGTGAAGAAAAAGCGTACCAGCAATCTTTGGACACGTGCCGTGTATTACGAGGGATTGATGGCGCTTTACGAGATTGACCCTCAGCAGCACTATCTCGACTACACCGATAAGTGGGCGGATTATCACAAGTGGACTGCCCGTGGCAGCGTAAACGATACCGATGCCGACAACCAGTGCTGCCAGCAAACCTACATGGATCGCTACGTTCAGACAGGCGGCAAGAAGGACTTGAGCAAGGTGAAGGAGAACCTGGACCATCAGATGAGCACCAAGCGTGTGAATTATTGGACTTGGATTGACGCTATCCAGATGGCAATGCCTGCCTACGCCAAGTATGCCAAGATTACTGGCGAGCGCAAGTATCTGGATTATGCGATGAATTCCTATAAATGGAGCCGTGATACACTGGCTAATGGTCTCTTCAACAAGAAAGAGGGTCTCTGGTGGAGAGACAAGGATTACGTGCCACCTTACAAGGAGAAGGATGGCAGCAACTGCTATTGGAGCCGTGGCAACGGTTGGGTATATGCAGCCCTGGTCCGCGTGATGGAGACTTTGCCAAAGACCGACAAGTACTATCAGTATCTGAAGAAGGATTTCATCTCTATGAGCCAGGCTATTCTGAAATGCCAGCGCAAGGATGGCTACTGGAACGTAAGCCTCGTCTGTCCTGCCAACTATGGCGGTCCTGAGATGACCGGTACAGGTCTCTTCCTCTATGGTATGGCATGGGGTGTTCAGCAGGGCATTCTTCCTAGAGCCACCTATCAGAAGGCGATGGACAAGGCATGGAAGGCTCTTGCCGCATCCGTTCACGAGGATGGTTTCATCGGCTATAACCAAGGCACCGGAAAGGAGCCATCAGCTGGCCAGCCTGTCACCTTCACCTCCGTTCCTGATTTCGAGGACTACGGCACAGGTTGCCTCCTGCTTGGTGCTGCAGAGTATTACAAGCTTTTAAAAGTAAAAAGGTAA
- a CDS encoding rhamnogalacturonidase codes for MKKYIWLMACLVAFSPLSANAAKKQKKAKKAQTELWPDGTKMDAWFSNAQKVNVDTLGKKYVLTDYGVKTDSTLIQTKAIQAVIDRAAQDGGGVIVVPAGTYQSGALFFRPKTHLYVSEGGKLKGSDRIANFPVVETRIEGETCKYFSAFINADKCDGFTIAGPGTIDGNGYHYWEEFWIRRTWNRECTNKDAQRPRLVYISNSSNVTLQDVHIQNSPFWTNHIYRCDHVRFLGCTIFAPTSGMRAPSSDAIDIDVCHDVLVDGCYMSVNDDAIAIKGGKGTWADQAPENGPVYNVLIQNCNYGRVHGCLTLGSESVKDRNIVLRNTKVGNAQRVLWLKMRPDTPQHYEYVMVDNIQGTTGSFLVIRPWKQFFKPGDRKDMPLSQCNNITMKNIQMDCDNFFDVGKSEKYRLVDFTFENINCTDKKMAFDANLIENTVAKKVNITPREKSNGLKTTGDADGLK; via the coding sequence ATGAAGAAATATATCTGGCTGATGGCTTGCCTGGTGGCGTTTTCGCCACTAAGCGCCAACGCCGCAAAGAAACAGAAGAAAGCAAAGAAGGCACAAACCGAACTTTGGCCTGATGGCACAAAGATGGATGCCTGGTTCAGCAACGCCCAGAAGGTGAACGTGGATACCCTGGGCAAGAAATACGTTCTCACCGACTATGGCGTGAAAACGGATAGCACCCTGATTCAGACCAAGGCCATCCAGGCTGTTATCGACCGTGCTGCCCAAGATGGCGGTGGCGTTATCGTGGTGCCTGCCGGAACCTATCAGAGCGGTGCCCTCTTCTTCCGTCCAAAGACTCATCTCTATGTTTCGGAAGGCGGAAAACTGAAAGGTAGCGATCGCATCGCCAACTTCCCAGTGGTAGAAACCCGCATCGAGGGCGAGACCTGCAAATACTTCTCGGCATTCATCAATGCCGACAAATGTGATGGCTTTACCATCGCCGGTCCGGGTACCATCGATGGCAACGGTTATCACTATTGGGAGGAGTTCTGGATTCGTCGCACCTGGAACCGTGAATGCACCAACAAGGATGCACAGCGTCCCCGCCTCGTCTATATCAGCAACTCAAGCAACGTAACCTTGCAGGATGTACATATCCAGAACAGTCCGTTCTGGACCAACCACATCTACCGTTGCGACCATGTCCGCTTCCTGGGCTGCACCATCTTCGCCCCTACCAGTGGCATGCGGGCACCAAGTAGCGATGCCATCGACATCGATGTATGCCACGATGTGCTGGTGGATGGCTGCTACATGAGCGTAAACGATGATGCCATCGCCATCAAGGGCGGTAAGGGCACCTGGGCAGACCAGGCACCAGAGAATGGTCCTGTATATAACGTGCTCATCCAGAACTGTAACTACGGAAGAGTGCACGGCTGCTTAACCCTCGGCAGCGAGAGCGTGAAAGACCGCAACATCGTATTACGCAACACCAAGGTGGGCAATGCACAGCGCGTACTCTGGCTGAAGATGCGCCCTGATACTCCTCAGCATTACGAGTACGTAATGGTGGATAACATCCAGGGCACTACAGGCAGCTTCCTCGTCATCCGCCCATGGAAGCAGTTCTTCAAGCCAGGCGATCGCAAGGACATGCCTCTGAGCCAGTGCAACAACATCACAATGAAGAATATCCAGATGGATTGCGACAACTTCTTCGATGTGGGTAAGAGCGAGAAATATCGTCTGGTAGATTTCACCTTCGAGAACATCAACTGTACCGATAAGAAGATGGCCTTTGATGCCAACCTTATTGAGAATACCGTGGCAAAGAAGGTGAACATCACCCCTAGAGAAAAGAGCAACGGATTGAAGACCACCGGCGATGCCGATGGGTTGAAATAA
- a CDS encoding ABC transporter ATP-binding protein, which translates to MIDIKGITKSFGFLQVLKGIDLHIDKGEVVSIVGPSGAGKTTLLQIIGTLDKPDSGSIMVDGIDVSSLSTKKLSDFRNQHLGFVFQFHQLLPEFTALENIMIPSFIAGKSRKEAKERAEELLAFMGLSDRASHKPAELSGGEKQRVAVARALVNNPAVILADEPSGSLDTKNKAELHQLFFDLRDKFGQTFVIVTHDESLAAITDRTIHLKDGMIEKTVEAGAADSQKETADNNKEVSAEEPDSSIDCI; encoded by the coding sequence ATGATAGATATAAAAGGTATAACCAAGAGCTTCGGCTTCCTGCAGGTGCTTAAGGGCATCGACCTGCATATTGACAAGGGCGAGGTGGTAAGTATCGTCGGTCCTAGTGGTGCCGGCAAGACTACACTCCTCCAGATTATCGGTACCCTCGACAAGCCTGATAGTGGCAGCATCATGGTTGATGGCATCGATGTAAGCAGCCTCAGCACCAAGAAACTGAGCGATTTCCGCAACCAGCATCTCGGTTTCGTCTTCCAGTTCCATCAGCTTCTACCAGAGTTCACCGCCCTGGAGAACATCATGATTCCTTCCTTCATTGCTGGCAAGAGCCGCAAGGAAGCCAAGGAGCGTGCCGAGGAGTTACTGGCGTTCATGGGCTTGAGCGATAGAGCCAGTCACAAGCCTGCCGAGTTATCCGGTGGTGAGAAACAGCGTGTAGCCGTGGCGAGAGCTTTGGTCAATAATCCTGCCGTCATCCTTGCCGATGAGCCATCAGGAAGTCTCGACACCAAGAACAAGGCTGAGCTTCACCAGCTCTTCTTCGACCTCAGAGACAAGTTCGGTCAGACTTTCGTCATCGTAACTCATGATGAGAGCCTTGCTGCCATCACCGACCGCACCATCCATCTCAAGGATGGAATGATTGAGAAGACGGTGGAAGCAGGAGCTGCTGATAGCCAGAAAGAAACTGCTGATAACAATAAAGAAGTTTCTGCAGAAGAACCAGACTCATCCATAGATTGCATCTAA
- a CDS encoding CvfB family protein, whose product MAKKIKLGDYNRLRIVKKVDFGLYLDGGDEGEILLPSRYVPEDAGIGDELDVFIYLDQEERLIATTETPLAKVGDFAYLEVKWVNEYGAFLGWGLMKDIFCPFREQKKRMVLGNSYIVHIHIDEESYRIVASAKIERYLNEDHPHYKHGDEVDLLIWQKTDLGFKVIIDNQYPGLLYQDQIFQYIHTGDKMKGYIGRIRPDGKIDVTLQKTGIQQTADFAETLYQYLLDNDGECNLGDKSEADDIYERFHVSKKVYKRAVGDLYKKRLITVSPMSIRLAE is encoded by the coding sequence ATGGCAAAAAAGATAAAACTCGGCGATTACAATCGCCTTCGCATCGTAAAGAAAGTTGATTTCGGTCTGTATCTCGATGGTGGTGACGAGGGAGAAATCCTCCTTCCATCCCGCTACGTACCTGAAGACGCAGGCATCGGCGACGAGCTGGATGTCTTCATCTATCTCGACCAGGAAGAGCGCCTCATAGCAACCACCGAAACCCCTTTGGCAAAGGTGGGCGATTTCGCCTATCTCGAAGTGAAATGGGTCAACGAATACGGAGCCTTTCTGGGTTGGGGGCTAATGAAGGACATCTTCTGCCCATTCCGCGAGCAGAAGAAACGTATGGTGCTCGGCAACTCCTACATCGTGCATATCCACATCGACGAGGAGAGCTATCGCATCGTTGCCTCTGCCAAGATTGAGCGTTATCTCAACGAAGACCATCCTCACTACAAGCATGGCGATGAGGTAGATCTCCTCATCTGGCAGAAGACCGATCTCGGCTTCAAGGTTATCATCGACAACCAGTATCCGGGTCTCCTCTATCAGGACCAGATTTTCCAGTACATCCATACCGGTGACAAGATGAAGGGCTACATCGGAAGAATTCGTCCTGACGGAAAGATAGATGTCACCCTGCAGAAGACCGGCATCCAGCAGACTGCCGATTTCGCCGAAACCCTCTACCAGTATCTCCTGGACAACGACGGCGAGTGTAACCTTGGCGACAAGAGCGAGGCCGACGACATCTACGAGCGTTTCCACGTGAGCAAGAAGGTTTACAAGCGTGCCGTGGGCGATTTATACAAGAAGCGCCTCATCACCGTAAGCCCGATGAGCATCCGATTGGCAGAATAA
- a CDS encoding TonB-dependent receptor: MNSIRFVATAALLAAGSTTCLFAQNTRATVTGKIVDNTKEPVIGALVTVKNESTGFTVSAATDANGNYTIREIPLGSPYTITAKYIGYGDQKRTGYSLNQGDMLRVDFTMSDQSQELKEIEVVANSLKKNVDNEGASTSVTAQDIKKLPVNGRNFTSLIDLSPLSNGMNLSGQLASSTGFNIDGMSSKNPISGGAANTRKGSPYAMTMEAVREFKVVTNAYDVTYGRAGGGLINAVTQSGTNTLKGSAFSYLRTDWLASQYDILGNKRTSDFSTYQYGFSLGGPIIKDRLHFFVAWDHQQDTKPLRIADIHGASDESRYNLSQATLDAFTQIAKDKYGLPNQPEYGSFDKKSNTNSVFARIDWQINPTNLLSVRNNLNINKQPYSQGDNTTINFLESYSDCNTADNSLMASLRSVFGPKITNEAKVQWMYSMEETKANSLLPNGTIPRAIVQNVASEVDGKTLMTNIQIGGQRFTPENFHDNVYQFVDNLLINAGKINYTLGLDVMYSHLSSLYGSETNGRFYFKGLDSFNNMTPYRYARDVYMVEGEKNQKVTQRIVNAGIYGQLHTQLFEGFDLTAGVRIDNASYLDHGNYYEPADRLLGVRTDKGIGLFLVQPRLQLQWDINNKHTDILKLGGGIFASDINNYATVNSQVFDGSRIVTIDTQDASLIPTPNFPSYRQNPATTPGADLLKNPNVEKLVTINCNKEGSKVPTIYKANLSYTHYFSDRFKMGVAGYMTLARHNYLYIDKNMVDEPYFRLENEGGRGVYVPANTIDAKGNTNWLEGRKTKEIGRVLELNTIGKVNQFAFVIDGSWRYFKDGFLSFSYTWNSVKDNNTYNGDVANTSTLVKMVKDDPRDMSQLSYGNGQFRHKLVVYGTAPTFWGIQAGIRFSGIGGTRYSTIVGGNVNGDFVATNDLAYIFDPNDPNTDAGIRKGFETLMANPKVEKKFKEYLQSNYGKMAERNGGVNGFYGTFDLHLEKAFKLYKTHALEVSLDVFNVANLLNKDWGVGKNLSNVPLYYITGFDQEKKQYKYAVNTNAGVAGGNGNPYQCQLGIRYRF; the protein is encoded by the coding sequence ATGAATTCAATTCGATTTGTCGCCACAGCAGCGCTGTTGGCGGCTGGTAGCACCACGTGCCTCTTTGCACAGAACACCCGTGCCACCGTTACAGGAAAGATTGTGGATAACACCAAAGAACCTGTAATCGGTGCCTTGGTAACCGTAAAGAACGAGTCTACAGGTTTCACCGTTTCCGCTGCCACTGATGCCAACGGAAACTATACCATCCGAGAAATTCCACTCGGTTCGCCTTACACCATCACCGCCAAATACATCGGTTATGGTGACCAGAAGCGCACAGGCTATTCGCTCAACCAGGGCGATATGCTGCGTGTTGACTTCACCATGAGCGACCAGAGCCAGGAATTGAAAGAGATTGAAGTGGTGGCAAACTCTCTGAAGAAGAACGTGGATAACGAGGGAGCATCAACCAGCGTTACAGCGCAGGACATCAAGAAACTGCCTGTAAACGGACGTAACTTCACTTCGCTCATCGACCTCTCTCCGCTGAGCAACGGCATGAACCTCAGCGGTCAGCTTGCCTCTTCCACCGGTTTCAACATCGATGGCATGTCATCCAAGAACCCTATCTCCGGCGGTGCTGCCAATACCAGAAAAGGCAGTCCTTACGCCATGACCATGGAGGCCGTGAGAGAGTTTAAGGTGGTAACCAATGCCTATGATGTAACCTATGGCCGTGCAGGTGGCGGACTCATTAACGCCGTAACCCAATCGGGTACCAACACCCTCAAGGGTTCGGCATTCTCCTATCTCCGCACCGACTGGCTCGCCAGCCAGTACGACATCCTCGGCAACAAGCGTACCTCTGATTTCTCCACCTATCAGTATGGTTTCTCGCTGGGTGGACCTATCATCAAAGACCGCCTGCATTTCTTCGTGGCATGGGATCATCAGCAGGACACCAAGCCATTGCGCATCGCCGACATTCATGGAGCATCGGATGAAAGCAGATACAATCTGTCGCAAGCTACACTTGATGCCTTCACCCAGATAGCAAAAGATAAATACGGGCTGCCTAACCAGCCGGAGTACGGTTCGTTTGACAAGAAATCAAACACCAACTCCGTGTTCGCACGCATCGACTGGCAGATCAACCCAACCAATCTGCTCAGTGTTCGCAACAACCTGAACATCAACAAGCAGCCATATAGCCAAGGTGACAATACCACCATCAACTTCCTGGAGTCTTACTCCGACTGCAACACCGCAGACAACAGCTTGATGGCATCTCTCCGCAGCGTATTCGGACCAAAGATTACCAACGAGGCGAAAGTGCAATGGATGTATTCGATGGAAGAGACCAAGGCAAACAGTCTCCTGCCTAACGGCACCATCCCACGTGCCATCGTGCAGAACGTAGCATCGGAAGTAGATGGAAAGACCTTGATGACCAACATCCAGATAGGCGGACAGCGATTCACCCCAGAGAATTTCCACGACAACGTATATCAGTTTGTAGATAACCTGCTCATCAATGCAGGCAAGATCAACTATACCCTGGGCTTGGACGTGATGTATTCTCACCTCTCCTCACTCTATGGCAGCGAAACCAACGGACGTTTCTACTTCAAGGGACTCGACAGTTTCAACAACATGACCCCTTACCGATATGCCCGCGACGTATATATGGTAGAAGGCGAAAAGAACCAGAAGGTAACCCAGCGCATCGTAAACGCAGGTATCTACGGTCAGTTGCACACCCAGCTCTTCGAGGGCTTCGACCTCACAGCCGGCGTACGCATCGACAACGCTTCCTATCTTGACCACGGCAACTACTACGAGCCAGCCGACCGTCTTCTCGGTGTAAGAACCGACAAGGGCATCGGTCTCTTCCTGGTACAGCCAAGATTACAGTTGCAGTGGGATATCAACAACAAGCATACCGATATTCTGAAGCTTGGTGGCGGTATCTTTGCATCAGACATCAACAACTACGCCACGGTAAACAGTCAGGTGTTCGACGGAAGCCGCATCGTAACCATCGATACCCAGGATGCGAGCCTCATCCCTACTCCTAACTTCCCAAGCTATCGTCAGAACCCAGCCACAACTCCGGGTGCTGATCTGCTGAAGAATCCAAATGTAGAGAAGCTCGTCACCATCAACTGCAACAAGGAGGGCTCCAAGGTGCCAACCATCTACAAGGCAAACCTATCGTATACCCACTACTTCAGCGACCGATTCAAGATGGGCGTAGCAGGATACATGACTCTGGCTCGCCACAACTATCTCTATATCGACAAGAACATGGTGGATGAGCCTTACTTCAGATTGGAAAACGAAGGTGGACGTGGCGTCTATGTGCCTGCCAACACCATCGATGCCAAGGGCAACACCAACTGGCTGGAAGGCAGAAAGACCAAGGAGATAGGTCGTGTACTGGAGCTTAACACCATCGGAAAGGTAAACCAGTTTGCCTTCGTCATCGACGGTAGCTGGAGATACTTCAAGGATGGATTCCTCTCATTCAGCTATACATGGAACAGCGTAAAGGACAACAACACCTATAATGGCGACGTGGCAAACACCTCAACACTGGTAAAGATGGTGAAGGATGACCCACGCGACATGAGTCAGCTGAGCTATGGTAACGGTCAGTTCCGCCACAAGCTGGTGGTTTACGGAACAGCACCAACCTTCTGGGGCATCCAGGCAGGTATCCGCTTCTCTGGCATCGGCGGCACCCGCTACTCTACCATCGTAGGTGGCAACGTGAATGGTGACTTCGTGGCAACCAACGACCTCGCCTATATCTTCGACCCTAACGACCCTAACACCGATGCAGGCATCCGCAAGGGCTTCGAAACCCTGATGGCTAACCCTAAGGTGGAGAAGAAGTTCAAGGAGTATTTGCAGAGCAACTATGGCAAGATGGCTGAGCGCAATGGCGGCGTAAATGGTTTCTACGGCACCTTCGACCTTCACTTGGAGAAGGCATTCAAGCTTTACAAGACCCATGCCCTGGAAGTTTCACTGGATGTATTCAATGTGGCCAACCTTCTCAACAAAGACTGGGGTGTAGGCAAGAACCTCTCTAACGTTCCTCTCTATTACATCACAGGTTTCGACCAGGAGAAGAAGCAGTATAAGTATGCCGTAAATACCAACGCCGGCGTAGCTGGTGGCAATGGTAATCCTTACCAGTGCCAGTTGGGTATAAGATACAGATTTTAA
- a CDS encoding glycerophosphodiester phosphodiesterase family protein codes for MKKTSMILCGMMLLASSAMAQVKVIAHRGHWNSQGAAQNSIAAMQNAKKADVWGSEFDVHITTDGTVVVNHDDDIHGIIIENAKYADIKNLKLANGEPIATLKSYLEAGKKLAPMQLILEIKAHQTPEREDRCVKACLDLVKATGMEKQVDYISFSMHACEELVKLNPQARVYYLGSDVAPKVIKQKGFAGIDYYGGALLKNPNWIKESHDLGMKVNVWTIDQMKEIQKCVDSGVDFITTNKPEEAKKIAEGKLSFK; via the coding sequence ATGAAGAAGACTAGTATGATATTGTGCGGAATGATGCTTTTGGCATCTTCCGCCATGGCTCAAGTAAAGGTGATAGCCCATCGTGGCCATTGGAACAGTCAGGGTGCAGCCCAGAACTCCATCGCTGCCATGCAGAATGCCAAGAAGGCTGATGTTTGGGGAAGCGAGTTTGACGTACACATCACCACAGACGGCACCGTGGTGGTAAACCATGACGACGACATCCATGGCATAATCATCGAGAACGCCAAGTATGCCGACATCAAGAATCTGAAACTTGCCAACGGTGAGCCTATCGCCACGCTGAAGAGTTATCTGGAGGCAGGCAAGAAGCTTGCTCCCATGCAGCTGATTCTGGAAATCAAGGCCCATCAGACTCCTGAGCGTGAAGACAGATGCGTAAAGGCTTGCCTTGATTTGGTAAAGGCAACCGGCATGGAGAAGCAGGTGGATTACATCTCCTTCAGCATGCATGCCTGCGAGGAACTCGTAAAGCTGAACCCACAAGCCCGGGTTTACTATCTGGGCAGCGACGTGGCTCCCAAAGTCATCAAACAGAAAGGCTTTGCCGGCATCGACTACTATGGTGGTGCCCTCCTCAAAAATCCGAACTGGATTAAAGAGAGTCACGACCTGGGCATGAAGGTGAATGTATGGACCATCGACCAGATGAAGGAGATTCAGAAATGCGTAGATTCCGGCGTTGACTTCATAACCACCAACAAGCCAGAAGAAGCCAAGAAGATTGCCGAAGGCAAGCTCAGCTTCAAGTAA
- a CDS encoding ATP-binding protein encodes MFRRNIISKLEAWKQDKKHKPLILRGARQVGKTTVVNEFGSQFDNYLYFNLERNENAKLFEMEIPLDDLVNMLYASVGKVKKEGTTLVFIDEIQNSPKTIALLRYFYEQRPDLYVIAAGSLLENLVDVKVSFPVGRVQYLALRPCSFSEFLGAIGKYNLLAVLSQKAEYTVAFHEQLMHLFNQYTIVGGMPEAVQQYAETQDVIGIEDVYETLVQAYKDDSEKYVRGNKLTDVVRFILSYGWAFSGETITLGNFANSGYKSREVGEAFRLLEKAMLLELVYPVSSTQLPIIPETKRMPKLIWFDTGLVNYQAGIRKEIIGSTDMVDSWRGHIAEQITAQELLALEDRVGQHRSFWAKPNNGAEIDFIFTHNSKLYPIEVKSGTNAHLRSLQVFMDSSEVNIAIRIWSKPYSIDKVKTIHGKEFTLINLPFYLIGNLRNVLDAVVEE; translated from the coding sequence ATGTTTAGACGAAATATCATCAGTAAACTGGAGGCTTGGAAGCAAGACAAAAAGCATAAGCCCCTTATCCTGAGAGGAGCTCGACAGGTTGGTAAGACAACTGTGGTCAATGAGTTTGGCTCTCAGTTTGATAATTATCTATATTTCAATCTGGAAAGAAATGAGAATGCCAAGTTGTTCGAGATGGAGATTCCTTTAGACGACCTGGTGAATATGCTGTATGCCAGTGTCGGTAAGGTTAAGAAAGAAGGAACTACCCTTGTTTTCATCGACGAGATTCAGAATTCTCCTAAAACCATAGCACTTCTTAGGTATTTCTATGAACAGAGACCTGATTTGTATGTTATTGCAGCTGGCAGTCTGTTGGAGAATCTGGTGGATGTTAAAGTCAGTTTCCCTGTGGGAAGAGTACAGTATCTGGCTTTGCGACCTTGTTCGTTTTCTGAGTTCCTGGGGGCTATCGGCAAGTATAATCTGCTTGCCGTACTCTCGCAGAAGGCAGAATATACGGTTGCCTTCCATGAACAGTTGATGCATCTTTTCAATCAATATACTATTGTGGGAGGGATGCCTGAAGCAGTGCAGCAGTATGCTGAAACCCAAGATGTCATTGGTATCGAAGATGTTTATGAAACTCTGGTGCAAGCCTATAAGGATGATTCTGAAAAATACGTCAGAGGCAATAAGCTGACGGATGTGGTGAGATTTATCCTCTCTTATGGTTGGGCTTTTTCGGGTGAGACCATTACGTTAGGTAACTTTGCCAATTCTGGCTATAAGTCAAGAGAGGTGGGCGAGGCATTTAGATTGCTGGAGAAGGCAATGCTTCTGGAGCTGGTTTACCCAGTGTCTTCTACCCAGTTGCCGATTATTCCTGAGACCAAACGAATGCCAAAACTCATCTGGTTTGATACGGGATTGGTGAACTATCAGGCGGGAATCAGAAAGGAAATCATTGGCTCTACCGATATGGTGGACAGTTGGCGTGGGCATATTGCAGAACAAATAACGGCTCAGGAGTTATTGGCTTTGGAAGATAGGGTGGGACAGCATCGCTCGTTTTGGGCAAAGCCGAATAACGGTGCAGAGATTGATTTCATTTTTACTCATAACTCCAAGCTTTATCCGATAGAGGTAAAGAGTGGAACCAATGCCCATCTCCGTTCTCTCCAAGTATTTATGGATAGTTCGGAAGTTAATATAGCCATTCGTATCTGGTCAAAGCCTTATTCTATAGATAAGGTCAAGACCATTCATGGCAAGGAGTTTACGTTGATTAATCTTCCGTTTTATCTGATAGGTAATTTGCGGAACGTATTGGATGCTGTAGTAGAAGAATGA
- a CDS encoding IS3 family transposase — protein MLSHEYPVKDICKMMGVSRSGYYKWLRREPSSREINREFMVGVVEDIHSEHPTHGYRWVAAYIRINLQLSISDNFSYKCFQYLGIQSQTRHKIHYKPRKVKDKYPNLIYSTWDTVDRPRQVIVSDMTVIKYSWFFFELTMYFDVFTKEILTWHVAERRGHRDQYIDGLNDVINLLKGTDEPTVLHTDQGSVYASLAYNELIKDTLIVRSMSRAGKPTDNPVNESLNGWIKEELFIDFKIETCNSREEFEEALDAYVDYYNEKRPCCAIGYDTPNNYRKRFYKGELPRKDTFGKREANATPKFVTERKKMAGNEKNKE, from the coding sequence ATGCTATCGCACGAGTATCCTGTCAAGGATATCTGCAAGATGATGGGAGTAAGTCGGTCGGGGTATTACAAGTGGCTTAGAAGAGAGCCTTCATCCCGTGAGATCAATCGTGAGTTCATGGTGGGTGTGGTTGAGGACATACACTCGGAACACCCAACACATGGCTACAGGTGGGTGGCGGCGTACATAAGAATCAATTTACAGTTGAGTATCAGCGACAATTTCTCTTATAAATGCTTCCAATATCTTGGTATTCAGTCACAAACGAGACACAAGATACATTACAAACCACGTAAGGTAAAGGATAAGTACCCCAACCTCATTTATTCCACGTGGGACACGGTAGACAGACCTCGACAAGTTATCGTCTCTGACATGACAGTCATCAAATACTCTTGGTTCTTCTTTGAGTTGACCATGTATTTCGATGTCTTTACGAAAGAAATCCTAACGTGGCATGTGGCTGAGAGACGTGGACATAGAGACCAGTACATTGATGGGCTAAATGATGTCATCAACCTGTTGAAGGGCACAGATGAGCCAACTGTTCTTCATACGGACCAAGGTAGCGTGTATGCTTCACTCGCCTATAATGAGCTGATAAAGGACACGTTGATTGTGAGGTCTATGTCCAGGGCAGGAAAGCCTACAGACAACCCTGTGAACGAATCCCTCAACGGATGGATAAAAGAGGAATTGTTCATAGACTTCAAGATTGAGACATGTAATTCAAGAGAGGAGTTCGAGGAGGCCTTGGACGCATACGTGGATTATTACAATGAGAAAAGACCATGTTGTGCTATCGGCTATGATACGCCAAATAATTACAGGAAGAGGTTTTATAAAGGGGAGCTTCCAAGAAAGGACACTTTTGGGAAGCGAGAGGCTAATGCTACACCGAAGTTCGTCACAGAACGGAAGAAAATGGCTGGAAATGAGAAAAATAAAGAATAA
- a CDS encoding helix-turn-helix domain-containing protein — protein MAKHLNPLEKEFLIRKFKGNSKVKLGDFCRANNVSETSFKKWLKQYEEAGIEGLARADAEIGNILPEGIDKTKEGYKREILRLRIENERLKKKYLVRQNEDGQTEYVRLKMKSSK, from the coding sequence ATGGCAAAGCATTTAAATCCATTGGAAAAGGAGTTCTTGATTCGTAAGTTCAAGGGAAACTCCAAAGTTAAGCTCGGTGATTTCTGCAGGGCAAACAATGTCTCGGAAACTTCTTTTAAGAAGTGGCTGAAGCAATATGAAGAAGCAGGCATAGAGGGGTTGGCTCGTGCTGATGCTGAGATTGGGAACATACTTCCTGAGGGCATTGACAAAACCAAGGAGGGGTATAAGCGAGAAATCCTACGCTTGCGTATTGAGAATGAACGGCTCAAAAAAAAATATCTGGTGAGGCAGAACGAGGATGGGCAAACGGAGTATGTTCGTTTAAAAATGAAGAGTTCAAAATAG